TCAAGGCCGAACGCGACGGGCCCGTTCTTACCATCACGCTCAACCGCCCGGACCGCCTCAATGCCTGTCCGCCACAGATGGCAGACGAAATCTTCACCGCCATCCGCGACATCGGCAATGCCCGTGCAGTCCTTATGCGCGGAGAAGGTCGTGCCTTTTGTTCTGGCGCCGACCTTGCGGCGAATGCGGAGATGTCCGTCAGCGGCGGCGATCGCGCGTTTGCCTCGCTCAGCCGGCATTATAATCCGATGGTGCAGGCACTCGCCGGGCTTCCTGTGCCGGTTGTTTCGATGGTTCAGGGCCCTGCAGCCGGTGTCGGCTGCTCGATAGCCCTGGCGGCGGACTTCGTACTGGCAGGAAAGAGCGGCTATTTCCTTCAGGCTTTCGTCAATATCGGCTTGGTGCCCGACGGCGGTTCCAGCTGGATGCTGCCTCGCCTGATCGGCACTGCCCAAGCCACCCGCATGATGATGCTTGGCGAGAAAATCCACGGCGAAGAAGCCGAACGGATCGGGCTGATCTACAAATGCGTTGAAGACGAGGTTCTGGAAAGCGAGGCAACCGCTCTTGTCCAGAAGCTTGCAAACGGCCCGACCGTGGCGCTCGGCCAAATGAAGCGCACGTTGCGGGATGGCCTGCAGGCAGATTTCCCCGCGACGCTGGCAGCAGAAGCCAACGGGCAACGGATCGCGGGCAGCACTCAGGACGCCGTCGAAGGTGCCATGGCTTTCCTCCAGAAGCGCAAAGCTGAATTCAAAGGCAGCTGATCGACCCCATCCTTGTGGCGTAAAGTCCACAAGGCCTAAGGAAAATGGGCAAAAGCCAAGCTCGTTGATTGTCTTCCAACCGATCTTCAGCAGAAGTGCGTGCAGTTACGCCTGCGCTGCCTACCCGGGCGGTGCAATCTTTGGGAATCGCTAACGCCGGAAAAATCCGGTTTGCTTAGGGGGTTTTGAACATATAAATACTCGCATTTACGGTGCGACGCCGAAGGCTACGCGCCTGCTGGCAGGCTCCGGCCTGGCGGCACTCGCCGTGACCCTGGCTTCGCCGGCCGTGGCCCAGGACGCTGACGCACAGGAAGACGAAGAAGTCGTAATCCTGGAAGAAGGTCAGGAAGTCCCCGAGGGTACGACCATCCTCGTTACGGGTTCGCGTATCCGTCGCAGCGAAGCGACCAGCTCTTCGCCCCTCCAGATCATCGATCCCGACATCGCGCGCCGCACCGGCGCGACCGACGTCGCCGAGATCGTCCAAAACTCGCCGATTGCGAACGGCTCTTCGCAGATCACTTCGGCAATCTCGGCCAACTCCGTTTCGAACGGTGGTCAGGGTGCTGAAACGGTCTCGCTTCGCGGCCTCGGTGCTGAACGTACCCTCGTTCTCCTCAACTCGCGTCGTGCAGGCCCGGCCGGTACGCGCGGCGGCGTCTCCTCGTTCGACCTCAACGTCCTCCCTTCCTCGATCATCCAGTCGGTGGAAATCCTGAAGGACGGCGCATCGTCGATCTACGGTTCGGACGCTGTGGCCGGGGTGGTCAACCTGCTGACCAAGCGCTCGACCGACGGTCTCGAACTCGACGGTTCGGTCACCCTGCCGTTCGAAAGCGGCGGCGAAATCTACCAGGTCTCTGCTGCCTGGGGTAAGGAATTCGACCGCGGCCACATCATGTTCGCCGGTGAATACTATCGCCAGGAAGAACTCGAGCGTCAGGATCGCGACTATCTCGGTTGCGACTACGACTACCTGTTCCGCACCGAAGACGGTGACGAGCGCGTCGACCTGATCGATCCGCGTACGGGCGATCTCGCCTGTAGCAGCACGACTTGGGGTCACGTTTGGGCATATTACGCCAGCAATGTCCCGCAGACGAACGCGCCGTCTACGCTCATGCAGTTCAGCTACGGCAACGACAATCTGGGTCAGTACCTTGCTCGTCCAGGACCGATCACCGGTGATTTCGACATCTCGTCGCCCGACGGCTGGTATCCGGTCTCGAAGTGGGATCCGATTTCTCAGGGCCTGACGAACGGCTACCACCCGTTCGAACAGAAGTCGTCCGTCATCCCCGAGACCGAGCGTTATACCGCTTACGTCGAAGGGTCGTTCGACATCACCGACACAATTCGCCTTTACGGTGAAGGTCTCTTCAACCAGCGTCGCACCTACGTGGACAGCTACAGCCAGTTCTACAACTTCGGCTACACGCAGCAGTATGACGAAGGCGATCCGGACGATCCGTTCCCGGGCTGGAACGGCAACTTCCAGTTCCTGTCGCCGACCGGTATCCTGGATAATTACGACAACGAGATCACCGTCGATTATTACCGCGGTGTTCTCGGCCTGACGGGCGATATCAGCGACCGTATCGGTTTCGACATCCACGGTCAGTACAGCCGTTCGGATGGTGATTACGCAATTGACCAGATCCTGCAGGACGTTATCGACCAGCAGACCAACCGCGCCTTCGGTGCAGGTTGTGCGGGTCTCGTTACGCCGATCAGCAATCGCCAGTGCCTCCAGGTCAACTGGGTCGACCCGCGCATCATGGCCGGTGATTTCACCGCCGAAGAAGAAGCCTACTTCACGGAAACGGAAGTCGGTAATACCCTGTATGAACAGGTCTTCGTAGAAGCTTCGGTTTCGGGCCAGGTGTTCGAACTGCCCGCAGGCTGGCTCGGTTTCGCAGCCGGTGCCGTCTACCGCCGTGACGACATCAACGACCTTCCGGGTCACATCACCTATGCTCCGAACCCCGATTTCGATCCGACGCTGTCGGAAGACGATCCGGATTACGAGCGTCCGTTCGTCGACAATGGCTTCGCCAACCCGTTCTCGTCCGGCAACACCGTCGGCTATCGTGAAACGACCGAAGCCTTCGCCGAAATCGAAGTTCCGCTCTTGCGCGACCGTCCGCTGGTACAGGACCTCGTCCTGTCGGCGTCGGCTCGTATTACGAACGTCAATTCGGTTCGTGGCACCGACGGTTTCTCGGACAAGGATAACGGCAACGTTACCTACAAGCTGATGGGCAACTGGCAGGTCAACGACTGGCTGCGCTTCCGTGCTACCTACGGCACG
This DNA window, taken from Qipengyuania seohaensis, encodes the following:
- a CDS encoding enoyl-CoA hydratase-related protein, coding for MSDFEMIKAERDGPVLTITLNRPDRLNACPPQMADEIFTAIRDIGNARAVLMRGEGRAFCSGADLAANAEMSVSGGDRAFASLSRHYNPMVQALAGLPVPVVSMVQGPAAGVGCSIALAADFVLAGKSGYFLQAFVNIGLVPDGGSSWMLPRLIGTAQATRMMMLGEKIHGEEAERIGLIYKCVEDEVLESEATALVQKLANGPTVALGQMKRTLRDGLQADFPATLAAEANGQRIAGSTQDAVEGAMAFLQKRKAEFKGS
- a CDS encoding TonB-dependent receptor domain-containing protein; translated protein: MAQDADAQEDEEVVILEEGQEVPEGTTILVTGSRIRRSEATSSSPLQIIDPDIARRTGATDVAEIVQNSPIANGSSQITSAISANSVSNGGQGAETVSLRGLGAERTLVLLNSRRAGPAGTRGGVSSFDLNVLPSSIIQSVEILKDGASSIYGSDAVAGVVNLLTKRSTDGLELDGSVTLPFESGGEIYQVSAAWGKEFDRGHIMFAGEYYRQEELERQDRDYLGCDYDYLFRTEDGDERVDLIDPRTGDLACSSTTWGHVWAYYASNVPQTNAPSTLMQFSYGNDNLGQYLARPGPITGDFDISSPDGWYPVSKWDPISQGLTNGYHPFEQKSSVIPETERYTAYVEGSFDITDTIRLYGEGLFNQRRTYVDSYSQFYNFGYTQQYDEGDPDDPFPGWNGNFQFLSPTGILDNYDNEITVDYYRGVLGLTGDISDRIGFDIHGQYSRSDGDYAIDQILQDVIDQQTNRAFGAGCAGLVTPISNRQCLQVNWVDPRIMAGDFTAEEEAYFTETEVGNTLYEQVFVEASVSGQVFELPAGWLGFAAGAVYRRDDINDLPGHITYAPNPDFDPTLSEDDPDYERPFVDNGFANPFSSGNTVGYRETTEAFAEIEVPLLRDRPLVQDLVLSASARITNVNSVRGTDGFSDKDNGNVTYKLMGNWQVNDWLRFRATYGTSYRAPALFELFLADQVSGARQTVDPCVNWGQNLAEGAITQRIADNCASEGLADDRTGAGIQASVFTSGGVGVLESESSRAITASTILTPYIGSNSDLAITIDYFDIKVKDEIAQLTATSILRNCYDSEDFPNSPFCDLFERGQDGDPTNIRNIFRKFINVDEQLNRGIDFTVRASHDFGEAGRVQLLAQATYQLEDTVSRLGEFEDFNGEVGDPKFTADINLSYDYKGWGLLYGLDIVGASSSEEDYIEDFGNLCRSPETSEFAEFVYLGTYCVRPTTEAVFYHNLSLTKEFADRFEITAGVSNIFDTRPPEVSGITTIGGASPFVSQYDWLGRRVFVRAGINF